CGCCGCGCACAAGGCCGGTCGTCAGATCGACGACGGCGACGAGGTTCTCGCCCGCGCCGGTGACGTACAGCGTCGTCTCGTCCGGCGAAAGTGCCGCCATCACCGGGCCGATGCCCTTTTTCGCCGACGCATCGCCGTGCAGCGAAATGCGCCGCGCGACCGCCACCGTCGCCGTGTCGATCGCCACCAATTCGTCCTGCTTGTTATTGACCACCCACAGCGTGCTTTTGTCGGCCGTCATCACGAGTCCGGTCGGTCCCATGCCGACGTGGATGCGCGTCGTCACCGCGCCGGTGTCCAGGTCAAGCACGGTGATCGTGTCGCCCTTGGCGCGTACGCCGAACGTCGCCCAATTGCCCACGAACAGCGTCTTCTCGTCCGCGGACAGCGCCAGCATGTACGGTCTCTCGTGCACGAAATGGCTCTTGATGACGTTGTCGGTGTTCAGGTTGACGACCTTCACCGACGCGCGCAGATCGCACGAGACGAACGCGCGCGTCCCTGCCGCGTTCAGCACGATGTCCGTCGTGTAGCAGCCCGGCATCGCGATGGAGCGATCGAACGACACGGCGTGCGCGACGCTCACGTCGTAAACGTGCAGCATCTCGTCGTTGCCGCCGGATACGTAAAGCTTGCTCCCGTCCGCCGAAAAACGCAGGCCGATGTACATCGACTTGTTCGGCATCTCGATCGCCTGCGTCAGCGTCATCGTGTCCGTTTCCACGATGCGCAGAAAATGTCGCTTGTCCTCCCAGTCGGACGGATCGACGATGGTGCCGAAACCGTTCTCGTTGATCGCCAGGATTTCGCCGTCCGGCGAAAGCTGCATGCGGGTCGGAAAGGTCGACAGGCTTGTCGCCGGCGCCGCGGGCCGCAGCAGCCGGCCGTTGACGAGCACGGTGCCGTCCGGATCGTTCATCTCCGGCCGGCGCAGCGCGTCGGGATTCAGCTCCGGAAAAACCGGTTCGACGCACGCCCCGTTTTTGCAAACGAGCGGCTCGTCGCAGTCGCGCCACGTTGCGCATTCCGCCGCGTCGTCGTCGGACGCGGTGTCGTCGTCCGCGTCGTCGTCGGGCTGCGCGTCGTCGCCGGAAGCGTCGTCGTCATCGTCGCCGCCGCACGAGCAGTCCGTCATAAACACCAGCGCCGCGACGAGGATGAGAAGCGCCGCGATCGTCCGCGTGAATCGAAACGGCAGGACGAATCGTGCCAAACGGAGAAGGGTCATAAACGCTCCCGCGCAAGGGCTTGGCGCAAGCATATCACCTGGGGCGCGTGACCGTCAGGTGACGGAACGGGGAAATTGAAGATCGAAGATTGAAGATTGAAGATTGAAGATTGCGACGCGATTTTCGGTTGTTCCGGCCGCGTCGAGGAAATCGCGCTCGTTGGATTCGACGGGATCGGAGGCAAGCGCGCGCACCCGCGTGCGATTCTAATCTTCAATCTTCGATTTTCGATCTTCAATCCTCGATCCGCTCACTTCTTCTCGAGCCGCCCGGACAGGATATTCGCCACCGTCCGAGCGCTGATCGCCTCGCCTTCCATGCCAAGGGCCGGCAGCACCGCGGGGCCGGTGTAATACACCTCCTTGTTCGCGGTGCGGTTGTGCAAAAGCGCGACGCCCAGGCGATCGTCGTCCACGGCCTGCGTCCAGGCTTCGTCGCGCTCGGCCTGATAGAGCTTGAAACTCTCCTTGACCGCGACGAAATCGAGGAAGTCGTCGAGAAAAGGCATCAACTCGCCAAGCGAGGCCATGACGCGATCGGCCAGCTCCTCCACGCGTTTCAAATCGAGGCGATCGTTTTCCGGGCACACCTTCATGCGCACGGCCACGAGGCGCTTGCCCGCGGGCGCGAGCGATTCGTCGCCCGGAACGGAGACGTTGATCATCAAAAGGTTGTCGTCGACCAGCGGCTTTTGCGGATCGGGGATCATCACGCAGCTCGGCTCCATGCCGACCGGGATGACGTTCGCGTCCACGCCGACGTAGAGCACGAAGTCGTGGCAGCGCGGCGGCGGCACGGCGAGCTTGTCCTTGAAGTCCGACTTCATGAGCTTGGGGATGTGCGCCTTGAAAAACCGCGCCGGGTTGTCGGCGACAAGCAGGTAGCGCGCGCGCACGGCTTCCTTCTGGTCGGAGAGCTTCACCTCGATGTACTTGCGGAATTCGACGGATTCCACCGACGGCGAGCGATGCACCTTGCCGCGATACGCGCTGATGCGTTCCTTGAATAGCCCTTGCAACACTTTCGTGCCGCCCTCGACGCGAAACACGCCGCCGTTCACGAGCCCGATGTGGTTGGCCGCGAGCGCGAGCGTCGTGCGATCCGGATAGATCGGCGAAAGAAGCTGAATCTGCGCATCCAGAAACGCGCGCGCCTCGCCGGAGAGATCAAACCCGGCGAGAAATTCCTCGTACGTCGTCTTCATCGCCTCGCGGTAGACGTCCGAGTCGGAGCCGAACATCTTGCGCACCGCCATCTTTTCGCCGAACGAATGCGGCGGATAAACGACGTCCGCGGAAAAGAACCCCCGGATCACCTGCGCGAAGCGGTCCATCTCGTTGATCATCGCCATGATCTTGCCGGATTCGGACGGAAACTCGTCGCCCAGCATGCGGAACACGGCCTCGCGATCCTGCGGCATGTCGATGCGGCGCCCCGGCATCGCGACCTGAAACGCCGGGTCCGCCGGCAAAAAGCGCTTCTTGTCGAGAAACGGAATGCCAAGCTCGGTGAAGATCTCGCTGAAGATCTGATTCTTGCCGAAACCGTAGAACGCGCCGGGAAAACGCCGCAGCCGGTAGCCGTCGCGGGCGATCGCCTGCTCCTGCTCTTCCACCTCCACCATCAGCACGTTCATGCCGCGCTTGACAAGGAGCGAGCCCGCGATCAGCCCGGACAGCTCGCTGCCGAGCACGATCACGTCGAAGAGCATTCCGATCATGGCGTCTCGTACGTCAGCGCGGGCGCGCCGGCCTCGCGCGGGCGGATGCGGCCGATGACGTATCCTTGCTCGCCGAACCCCGACGCACGGATCAGCACGTTTTCCGCCTCGGATTCCGGGCATACGACGCAAAGCCCGATGCCGCAGTTGAAGGTCTTGCGCATCTCGTCGTCGGCGATCTCGGCCGCGTCGCGCAAAAAGCCGAACACGCCCGGCTCCGGCCACGAGTTCGGATCGATGACCGCGCGCGCGCGCTCGGGCAGAACGCGCGGCAGGTTCTCGGTCAGCCCGCCGCCGGTGATGTGCGCGATGGCGTGGATTGGAAACTCGCGCGCCAGCGCCTGCACGGTCTTGGCGTAAATGCGCGTCGGCGTCAGCAGCTCGTCGGCCACGGTGCCGCGAAAGCCATCCGGCGTCGCGTCGAGCGCAAGCCCGAGCTGGTCGAACACGATCTTGCGCACGAGCGAGTAGCCGTTCGAGTGCAGGCCGCTCGACGCAAAGCCGATCACCACGTCGTTTTCGTGCACCTGGCTTCCGTCGATCACGTCGTCGCGATCGACGACACCGACGGAAAAGCCCGCCAGGTCGTATTCGCCGTTGGCGTAAAAATCGGGCATCTCCGCCGTCTCGCCGCCCACGAGCGCGCAACCGGCCTGCTTGCATCCCTCGACGATGCCCGACACGACGGCGGCGGCCTTTTCGGGATCGAGCCGCCCGGTGGCGAAGTAGTCAAGGAAAAACAACGGCTCCGCTCCGCAGCAGATCACGTCATTGACGCACATCGCCACCAGGTCGATGCCCACGGTGTCGTGCCGGTCCGCGGCGAAGGCGATCTTCAGCTTGGTGCCGACGCCGTCCGTGCCGGAGACGAGCAGCGGGTTCTTGTATTTGAGCGTGTTGATGCCCACGAGCGACGCGAACCCGCCGATATCCGCCTGCACCTCCGGCCGCCAGGTGGTCTTCACCATCGGCTTGATGAGGTCGACAAAACGTCCGGCGGCCTCGATGTCAACGCCCGCCTGACGGTAAGACTGAATCTTTTTCACTTGCGGCCTCGTGCCGGACGCCTCGGGTCCGTCCTCATCGATTTTTCGGGGTGGTTTTCGCGCCGGGAAAAGCCGCTCAATCTAACGGCGCAAATCGTTTTGTGTCAAACCGGGATGGGAGAAAAATTCCCGTGCCCGCCTGCCGCGCCGAAGCCTCGGCGAAGGCGGGGTGCCCGTGCCCAATAGACGGAAAGTCTGAAAGACGGAAAGACCGGAAGGTCGTCGCCGCCGCCCTGTCCGTGCTCGACCGCAATCACGACTAACCCCGTGTCGCCGCGCGTAAAAAAAACGCAACTCTAAAAAAAAGCGGTTGACAGGCCATTTTTTTTTTTTCGGTACGCTAGCTCACGTAAGGGAAGTTGGGCTTTTGGGGCAACGGTTTTTCAACCGGATTGCGTGGGAGGGAAACGCGCATGGCCACCGACATTTTCATAGACAGCGACACCGGGAACGACATCAATTCTGGCGCGGACTGGGCGAACGCGAAGCAGCACATCCAGGCGGGCGTCGATCTCGTCACCGGTCCGGTCACGGACGTGACGACGATCCACCTGAAAAAGAACACAACGGCGCCCTATACCGGCAACGTGACGATGCGTGGTATAAATTGCACCGGAGAAAATGCCGAGATGAATTTGCAGCCGGAAGACTGGACCGAGTCCAAATACGACGACGCGGACGGCAGCCCGCTCGATCCGACGCCGGGCGCCGGCACGTTCGACCCCACCGAGGCGCGCAATACGGATCTGCGTCTCAAGATCGAGGTCATCAATTCGACCGGACTTCACTTGAAGGGCCTCGGTCTCAACGGGGACGACGGCGAGGCGGGTATCACAGTCATCGGGCAGAGCGACGTTCGCGGCTATTACCTTGAAGTTCGCGGCCGGGAAGCATCGGTCAAGTCGATCTACGGCGCGCTGCTTCGCGTGGAGAATTCGTACTACGTCAACAACGCGATCGGCGCTCTCGCGGGATTTCGTTCGATTCTTCAGATCGTGGGTCAGTCGACTTTTCTGGACACGCTTCAGGCGGCGGTGATCGCGACGGGCGACGCGACGGTGATCTTCAACGCGTGGGACGATCATCCTCAGGACTATTTCGAGACGCTGATGCGCGTTTCAACGCCGCGCAACGCGGGTTTCGCCGATTGTAGCAAACACCGGCGCGACGATCTTCATCCACGGCCAGGAATTCAACCGGGATACGGAAGAAATCGGGCACGTGCGTATCGACTTCGCGCACTATCCGGTCAATCCGGGATGCTCGGGCATTCTGCTTTCGACAGGCGCGATGGTCGCCGGTGCGGAGAACATCTCCATGACGACGCGCGACGCGGACGGCAAAGTGATCGCCTTAGCGATGGCGCAGCGAATTGTTCAGCTTGACTAACCGTCGGAATGCAGTGGAAATGGATTAGAGAAGGCGGTAGAAATGCCATTCATAAGAAGAAAGACGACGCCAATCTATGAGCCGGGCAAATCGTTCTACGTCGCAGATGATATCTCGTTGGCAGCAGTCGAACGCGAGGCGGGATTAATCGCTCAATCCGTTCAAGACGGTGATGTCCTAAGCACAAAACAATCCATATTAAACAAACGACGTCTATGGACACAAACGGAACGCGAAGCTATCTTTACAGAAATTCGTAAAGGAATAGCGAAATCCTATGTACAGATCGACGAGGCAGGAACCGAAACTCTGGTAGTACCAGTCAGGTTACACGAAGTTCTGGAATTCGCGGATCAATTTGGGCCTGACGCTTTTGCGCGCGAATTGGAGACGGCTGGAATTAGCGATGTCGAAGCGATTTTGGAGGAACGCAGATCCGAGTTGCTGCGTGGCACGTACATTATTGTTCAAGAATATCCGGATTGGTACACGGCCATTACACGTACGACGTATATCGATCTCGTGACGATGTCAACCAGCGAGGCGCAATTGACCGTAGAAGTTGGCTCAACTTCTACGCCATTTATGGCAAGTAATGTTCCGCTCATGAAGCCCGGGATAAACGCAAATCGTATTTATTATGCTGTCAAATCGCGTAATTTGATTATAGTGTTTTTTAAAAACCAAAATGCTTATCGCGGCGACGGAATTGCCGATGCGTTTGATAATATCAGCATTAGAATGGGCAATTATCGAACAAATGTAGACGTAATTATGACTACGGTTATACTTAACGAAGTCACGATATTATTTCACCCGTATTTTCAATTGAGTCGCTACAAAGCCTATCATTTGGACGATGCTATTGCTAGATTTCGCGAGTCGCTCGTAAAGGGATTTGTAAATGTGCCTTTGAGCCGTACAGAAGATTCAATTCTTACCCTCGCTTCCGCAGACCTCGGTAAAGTCTGGAGTCCGAAGTACCCCGCGTATTGGTGGACTTCAAGTTTTCCAGAGTTATATCCGAATCGCTCCGCGGACAGCCGGCCAATCGGCTGGTGCAATTGTTTTGCTTCGTATGTGATACGATCGTGTACGAATCTGGAATTTCCAATCGCAACACCAAGAGATCCAATCCCTGATAACTATCGTAGATTTTTTGTTCCGGCGGCCGGAACAACACCATACGAACGGCTGGGAAATATCGTGCGCCCTGGAAATTACGCTTTTGTTACTAGCCATAATAACGACGAGCCAGTCTTAGCTGGTCATAATACATTTTTTATTGGATGGGAAAACGGAGAGTTCGATCCTGACCCGCCATCGCGCGAAGGTTACTATTATAATACATTTTATGGAATTGGCGGCAATCAGTGGAATGGCCGCGTATATATCAACGCCTTTCGCGTATATCGTGATATAGCGCCGCATGGCGACGTTCCCGGTAAGTACGGCTACGTAATGGAATGGCTTGCGGACGGCTCCAATTCCAATAAGGGCGACGGTTTTGGGCGTTATATCGGCTTGGAGTTCAAGTAGAACTTGGGTTATAACGTAATTTTACAAGGAGCGTTACAGTAATTATGATCGATCGCATATGCAAAGCGCTGCTGAACGTATGCGAAGGCGACCATGTCAAAACACGAACTCTTTTGCACAAAAATTGTCGCATCGTTATCGTGGCCATCGTAAATGTTGTGTCTGTTGCTAATATATCTGTCGCGAGCGAGTCGGTTTGCTATTCGAGAGCGATGAGTGCAAATTCGGTTGAAGATGGCGGTATCATAGTTCTGGGCGATTATGTAACACTAGATGGAACGGGTGTATGTATCCCAGGCGGGAGCGTTGCTGCTCGTTTTGCAAATAATGGAGACCTGATCTGGATAACTCCGACGGGGATCGATAGCAAAAACGAGTACTATTGCGCTTACGCGTCAGAATTAGTCGCGGCAGATGATGGAGAATTATATATCGTAGGAGGTTATACATTTGCTACTGCGATAAAAAAAATCGATAACTCCGGGAATATTGTCGCAAACTTTGCCGACGTTTTTGGTTTTGAAGCGAATTCCGCAATCGGCGGCGACCTAGGTGGCGTGACC
The sequence above is a segment of the bacterium genome. Coding sequences within it:
- the purM gene encoding phosphoribosylformylglycinamidine cyclo-ligase, producing MKKIQSYRQAGVDIEAAGRFVDLIKPMVKTTWRPEVQADIGGFASLVGINTLKYKNPLLVSGTDGVGTKLKIAFAADRHDTVGIDLVAMCVNDVICCGAEPLFFLDYFATGRLDPEKAAAVVSGIVEGCKQAGCALVGGETAEMPDFYANGEYDLAGFSVGVVDRDDVIDGSQVHENDVVIGFASSGLHSNGYSLVRKIVFDQLGLALDATPDGFRGTVADELLTPTRIYAKTVQALAREFPIHAIAHITGGGLTENLPRVLPERARAVIDPNSWPEPGVFGFLRDAAEIADDEMRKTFNCGIGLCVVCPESEAENVLIRASGFGEQGYVIGRIRPREAGAPALTYETP